A region from the Cannabis sativa cultivar Pink pepper isolate KNU-18-1 chromosome 9, ASM2916894v1, whole genome shotgun sequence genome encodes:
- the LOC115723116 gene encoding protein TIFY 4B isoform X3 — protein sequence MSAGTTTFRSILEKPLNQLTEDDISQLTREDCRKYLKDKGMRRPSWNKSQAIQQVISLKALLEPCDDSGAEDLRKVIASPTSNTPRLPTFSVTSSSADSAKEASADVQVSVSAEESVPGPRKEPTKSVPEPEERPADIDERESARSQCATDASAGQMTIFYCGKVNVYEGVQPEKARAIMQLAASPIPLSRENSFGVPAAVRPFPLHLNSTSEKCGVPPSVSISQPTQADADGQASRQVSLQRYREKRKDRGRLKSKRNTASNSSSLEVYLNHQVKTHMSNGNSSRSSTSSPTQPGFPQALCSTMDNQSKITCLPVDLNENQNLDC from the exons ATGAGTGCCGGAACGACGACGTTTCGCTCCATACTTGAGAAGCCCCTTAACCAGCTTACCGAAGATGACATTTCTCAGCTCACTCGTGAAGACTGCCGCAAATACCTCAAAGATAAAG GGATGCGAAGGCCTTCGTGGAATAAATCCCAGGCGATCCAGCAGGTGATTTCGCTCAAGGCTTTGTTAGAGCCTTGCGACGATTCCGGCGCCGAAGACCTCAGGAAGGTTATCGCTTCCCCGACTTCGAACACGCCCCGACTCCCGACATTTAGT GTGACTTCAAGTTCAGCTGATTCAGCTAAGGAAGCTAGTGCCGATGTCCAGGTTTCAGTGTCAGCTGAAGAATCGGTTCCGGGTCCGAGAAAAGAACCAACGAAATCTGTGCCGGAGCCTGAGGAAAGACCCGCTGATATAGATGAGAGGGAAAGTGCAAG AAGTCAATGTGCAACTGATGCATCAGCTGGCCAAATGACAATTTTCTATTGTGGAAAAGTGAATGTATATGAAGGAGTTCAACCTGAGAAG GCACGTGCAATCATGCAACTAGCAGCAAGTCCAATCCCTTTATCTCGGGAAAACTCGTTTGGTGTCCCTGCAGCAGTTAGACCCTTTCCATTGCATTTAAATTCTACAAGTGAAAAATGTGGTGTTCCTCCTAGTGTCTCAATCTCACAACCCACGCAAGCAG ATGCAGATGGTCAGGCAAGCAGACAAGTGTCTTTGCAGAGATACCGTGAAAAGCGAAAGGACAG GGGTAGGTTGAAGAGCAAAAGAAATACTGCAAGTAATTCTTCTAGCTTGGAAGTCTACTTAAACCACCAAGTGAAGACACACATGTCAAATGGTAATTCAAGCCGCAGTAGCACAAGCTCCCCAACACAGCCTGGGTTCCCCCAAGCATTGTGTAGCACAATGGACAATCAATCTAAGATAACATGTCTTCCGGTTGATCTCAATGAAAACC AAAATCTGGATTGCTGA
- the LOC115723116 gene encoding protein TIFY 4B isoform X2, whose protein sequence is MSAGTTTFRSILEKPLNQLTEDDISQLTREDCRKYLKDKGMRRPSWNKSQAIQQVISLKALLEPCDDSGAEDLRKVIASPTSNTPRLPTFSVTSSSADSAKEASADVQVSVSAEESVPGPRKEPTKSVPEPEERPADIDERESARSQCATDASAGQMTIFYCGKVNVYEGVQPEKARAIMQLAASPIPLSRENSFGVPAAVRPFPLHLNSTSEKCGVPPSVSISQPTQADADGQASRQVSLQRYREKRKDRLKSKRNTASNSSSLEVYLNHQVKTHMSNGNSSRSSTSSPTQPGFPQALCSTMDNQSKITCLPVDLNENRKLKKIFPLFANYLGTSRLST, encoded by the exons ATGAGTGCCGGAACGACGACGTTTCGCTCCATACTTGAGAAGCCCCTTAACCAGCTTACCGAAGATGACATTTCTCAGCTCACTCGTGAAGACTGCCGCAAATACCTCAAAGATAAAG GGATGCGAAGGCCTTCGTGGAATAAATCCCAGGCGATCCAGCAGGTGATTTCGCTCAAGGCTTTGTTAGAGCCTTGCGACGATTCCGGCGCCGAAGACCTCAGGAAGGTTATCGCTTCCCCGACTTCGAACACGCCCCGACTCCCGACATTTAGT GTGACTTCAAGTTCAGCTGATTCAGCTAAGGAAGCTAGTGCCGATGTCCAGGTTTCAGTGTCAGCTGAAGAATCGGTTCCGGGTCCGAGAAAAGAACCAACGAAATCTGTGCCGGAGCCTGAGGAAAGACCCGCTGATATAGATGAGAGGGAAAGTGCAAG AAGTCAATGTGCAACTGATGCATCAGCTGGCCAAATGACAATTTTCTATTGTGGAAAAGTGAATGTATATGAAGGAGTTCAACCTGAGAAG GCACGTGCAATCATGCAACTAGCAGCAAGTCCAATCCCTTTATCTCGGGAAAACTCGTTTGGTGTCCCTGCAGCAGTTAGACCCTTTCCATTGCATTTAAATTCTACAAGTGAAAAATGTGGTGTTCCTCCTAGTGTCTCAATCTCACAACCCACGCAAGCAG ATGCAGATGGTCAGGCAAGCAGACAAGTGTCTTTGCAGAGATACCGTGAAAAGCGAAAGGACAG GTTGAAGAGCAAAAGAAATACTGCAAGTAATTCTTCTAGCTTGGAAGTCTACTTAAACCACCAAGTGAAGACACACATGTCAAATGGTAATTCAAGCCGCAGTAGCACAAGCTCCCCAACACAGCCTGGGTTCCCCCAAGCATTGTGTAGCACAATGGACAATCAATCTAAGATAACATGTCTTCCGGTTGATCTCAATGAAAACCGTAAGCTAAAAAAGATTTTTCCTTTGTTTGCCAACTACTTAGGCACATCCCGTTTATCAACTTAG
- the LOC115723116 gene encoding protein TIFY 4B isoform X1 translates to MSAGTTTFRSILEKPLNQLTEDDISQLTREDCRKYLKDKGMRRPSWNKSQAIQQVISLKALLEPCDDSGAEDLRKVIASPTSNTPRLPTFSVTSSSADSAKEASADVQVSVSAEESVPGPRKEPTKSVPEPEERPADIDERESARSQCATDASAGQMTIFYCGKVNVYEGVQPEKARAIMQLAASPIPLSRENSFGVPAAVRPFPLHLNSTSEKCGVPPSVSISQPTQADADGQASRQVSLQRYREKRKDRGRLKSKRNTASNSSSLEVYLNHQVKTHMSNGNSSRSSTSSPTQPGFPQALCSTMDNQSKITCLPVDLNENRKLKKIFPLFANYLGTSRLST, encoded by the exons ATGAGTGCCGGAACGACGACGTTTCGCTCCATACTTGAGAAGCCCCTTAACCAGCTTACCGAAGATGACATTTCTCAGCTCACTCGTGAAGACTGCCGCAAATACCTCAAAGATAAAG GGATGCGAAGGCCTTCGTGGAATAAATCCCAGGCGATCCAGCAGGTGATTTCGCTCAAGGCTTTGTTAGAGCCTTGCGACGATTCCGGCGCCGAAGACCTCAGGAAGGTTATCGCTTCCCCGACTTCGAACACGCCCCGACTCCCGACATTTAGT GTGACTTCAAGTTCAGCTGATTCAGCTAAGGAAGCTAGTGCCGATGTCCAGGTTTCAGTGTCAGCTGAAGAATCGGTTCCGGGTCCGAGAAAAGAACCAACGAAATCTGTGCCGGAGCCTGAGGAAAGACCCGCTGATATAGATGAGAGGGAAAGTGCAAG AAGTCAATGTGCAACTGATGCATCAGCTGGCCAAATGACAATTTTCTATTGTGGAAAAGTGAATGTATATGAAGGAGTTCAACCTGAGAAG GCACGTGCAATCATGCAACTAGCAGCAAGTCCAATCCCTTTATCTCGGGAAAACTCGTTTGGTGTCCCTGCAGCAGTTAGACCCTTTCCATTGCATTTAAATTCTACAAGTGAAAAATGTGGTGTTCCTCCTAGTGTCTCAATCTCACAACCCACGCAAGCAG ATGCAGATGGTCAGGCAAGCAGACAAGTGTCTTTGCAGAGATACCGTGAAAAGCGAAAGGACAG GGGTAGGTTGAAGAGCAAAAGAAATACTGCAAGTAATTCTTCTAGCTTGGAAGTCTACTTAAACCACCAAGTGAAGACACACATGTCAAATGGTAATTCAAGCCGCAGTAGCACAAGCTCCCCAACACAGCCTGGGTTCCCCCAAGCATTGTGTAGCACAATGGACAATCAATCTAAGATAACATGTCTTCCGGTTGATCTCAATGAAAACCGTAAGCTAAAAAAGATTTTTCCTTTGTTTGCCAACTACTTAGGCACATCCCGTTTATCAACTTAG
- the LOC115723116 gene encoding protein TIFY 4B isoform X4, which produces MSAGTTTFRSILEKPLNQLTEDDISQLTREDCRKYLKDKGMRRPSWNKSQAIQQVISLKALLEPCDDSGAEDLRKVIASPTSNTPRLPTFSVTSSSADSAKEASADVQVSVSAEESVPGPRKEPTKSVPEPEERPADIDERESARSQCATDASAGQMTIFYCGKVNVYEGVQPEKARAIMQLAASPIPLSRENSFGVPAAVRPFPLHLNSTSEKCGVPPSVSISQPTQADADGQASRQVSLQRYREKRKDRLKSKRNTASNSSSLEVYLNHQVKTHMSNGNSSRSSTSSPTQPGFPQALCSTMDNQSKITCLPVDLNENQNLDC; this is translated from the exons ATGAGTGCCGGAACGACGACGTTTCGCTCCATACTTGAGAAGCCCCTTAACCAGCTTACCGAAGATGACATTTCTCAGCTCACTCGTGAAGACTGCCGCAAATACCTCAAAGATAAAG GGATGCGAAGGCCTTCGTGGAATAAATCCCAGGCGATCCAGCAGGTGATTTCGCTCAAGGCTTTGTTAGAGCCTTGCGACGATTCCGGCGCCGAAGACCTCAGGAAGGTTATCGCTTCCCCGACTTCGAACACGCCCCGACTCCCGACATTTAGT GTGACTTCAAGTTCAGCTGATTCAGCTAAGGAAGCTAGTGCCGATGTCCAGGTTTCAGTGTCAGCTGAAGAATCGGTTCCGGGTCCGAGAAAAGAACCAACGAAATCTGTGCCGGAGCCTGAGGAAAGACCCGCTGATATAGATGAGAGGGAAAGTGCAAG AAGTCAATGTGCAACTGATGCATCAGCTGGCCAAATGACAATTTTCTATTGTGGAAAAGTGAATGTATATGAAGGAGTTCAACCTGAGAAG GCACGTGCAATCATGCAACTAGCAGCAAGTCCAATCCCTTTATCTCGGGAAAACTCGTTTGGTGTCCCTGCAGCAGTTAGACCCTTTCCATTGCATTTAAATTCTACAAGTGAAAAATGTGGTGTTCCTCCTAGTGTCTCAATCTCACAACCCACGCAAGCAG ATGCAGATGGTCAGGCAAGCAGACAAGTGTCTTTGCAGAGATACCGTGAAAAGCGAAAGGACAG GTTGAAGAGCAAAAGAAATACTGCAAGTAATTCTTCTAGCTTGGAAGTCTACTTAAACCACCAAGTGAAGACACACATGTCAAATGGTAATTCAAGCCGCAGTAGCACAAGCTCCCCAACACAGCCTGGGTTCCCCCAAGCATTGTGTAGCACAATGGACAATCAATCTAAGATAACATGTCTTCCGGTTGATCTCAATGAAAACC AAAATCTGGATTGCTGA